TTAACTCTCAATCAGTATTGTCAGGGCAGTAATACTTTGTTTAGAACGCAGAGGTAAGTACATATTCTAATTCCTGCAAGGCAAAGTGAGGCCTTTCTTGCAGCTGAGATCCAAGGGCTAACTCAAAATccatgaattttaattttgtatgcaTTTCCTCTTCAAATTTTCCACTCACTCTTTTAGTAAGTCCTCCAAATGCTGCCTATGTTGAACATTTTTCTCGCTTCTTCTCAAATGCTCTCTTCATCACAGGTTCTATAACCAGTCATTCCCACTGAAGTTGAAGCCACTCCTTGTTCATTTAGGCTGCAAAAAACTCATTAAATTAACTTACACAGGGATATTTGTTTTTCCCAAATCATGTATCAGCCATGTTGGAGTGCTAGGTCTGATTCTAATTCTGTTCCTTCCACATTGTCATTTTGTCAGttatttattaatacatattCGTTGAAGGAACACATTCATGAATGAGAGAGGATATACACATACAAAGCATTCTTTCCGCAGATAAAAATAGGGTATCAGAAAACTTAGGACACACTTAGAGGAACTTCTCTGATCCTAGAGATTTATTGATCTGAGTTGAGTATATGCTCATATCCTCAAACAGAGAAGATGGTTGAGAGTCATCATCCACCATCCGAATGGAGATGCATCCTGTCTTAATGAGGCTTTCTGAGGGTCCACAGCTCTACCTTCAAACCCCTCCATTCATTTTCAATATCACTTCTGTAATAATGGGATATTAAGAATCACACTTAGATAATTTTGCTCCAATTATTATCTGCTTGCAATGACTTCATTTGTTCTTGTTAAGGTTAACTTAAGCCCTATTTCTTCAGGGagaattttccttaaatattatcAGGTTCACAGTTACCACCTGAATAAATGCTTTACCAACTATATACATTGTAGTCTATTTGTACAGATTGAATGACTTTTCTTAGCATTTCACTTTTATCATTACCTCTTGCATATTGTAttctgtaaaatatttaatagtatCTTAACTATACTGTTTTCATTGGATAtgcaaaaatttttaatggaCCTCTTAAGGTTTTTGTCTTGGAAAATGAGAAGAGAAGAAGTAGGAAGAATTGCCTTTTGTGTTGTCTTAGATTTGTGTAAAAATATTCTCTCTGCCCATGACCATCAAATCATAGATGTGGGAAATATCTTACCATTACCTAAACTAATCTCCTCTTATGTCGGTGTACATAGATATGTACTGAAGCCTAGAGGTAACAAGTGGGACGCTGGTAAAACTCAGCAGCTCTGGATTTAGTCCTCTGTTTCTTCCCCTAAGTCAACCAAGATTAACTCTAAGCCTAATAAGAGTAAATAATAATGCACTTACACTTAAGAACAAGACACAGTTCATTAGTGATTCTAAATTGTATGATATGTGGAAAGCATGAaatcatttttcttccctgtttttgTAGGATTTGCTTGTTTTTCCCAGTGAAATTTGCCTCCTTCACTCATCATGCCATCCTTCAATCAGAGCATTTTCCACCCTACAGTCTTCTTTCTTACTGGCATCCCTGGTTTTGAAACCTACCATGCCTGGGTCTTCATCCCATTCTGCTGTCTCTATGTCATTGCTATCTCAGGGAACGGCATGATCTTGTTCATCATCATCACTGAGTCAAGCCTTCATGAGCCCATGTACTATTTCCTCTCCATGCTATCCTTCACAGACCTAGGACTATGCCTTTCCACACTGGTCACCATGGTGGGTATTTTCTGGTTCAACACTCGAGAAATCAGCTTTGATGCCTGCATTGGCCAAATGTTCTTCATCCATGGTTTCACATTCATGGAGTCCTCCGTCCTCCTTGCAATGGCCTTTGATCGCTATATTGCCATCTGTAACCCTCTGAGATATGCCACAATCTTAACCAATTCAAGAATCATCAAAGTGGGCTTTGCAATTGTTATTAGGGGGACAACAGCTCTGATTCCTTTACTCCTGCTCCTTAAGCGTCTGTCCTTCTGTGGAAGTCATGTTCTGCACCATTCATATTGCTTCCACCCTGATGTGATGAAGCTTTCATGCACAGACACCAAGATTAACAGTGCATTTGGCCTGGCCATTGTCATCTCTACCGCTGCCTTGGACTCTGTCTTGATCCTCCTCTCCTATGTCCTGATCATCCACTCTGTGCTCGGCATTGCCTCCTCAGAGGAGCAGAAAAAGGCCTTTGGAACGTGTGTATCCCACATAAGTGCCGTTGCCATCTTCTACATCCCCATGATCAGTTTGTCACTCGTACATAGATTTGGGAAGCATGCCCCTCCCCTTGTACATACTCTCATTGCCAACATTTATCTGCTCATCCCTCCTGTAATGAATCCCATAATCTACAGtgtgaagacaaagaaaattcacAAGGCCATAGTCAAAATGGttctttctaaaaaaatttaGAGCCATTTCCTGTGTATTCTTTCATTATGTTGTCTTCTCTGACTGATGTTTGATCATTCCCTAATGTAAGTTGCTATGatacattaaaatatgtttatacatGCTTTAATCTTCTGATGATCCAGTAACTTACTATATGCAGAGTTCTAAACAGAATTTTTTGAGAACAGGATGTATGTCTTGTGTATATGTAAGCCACTCACAAGTACTGCACCTGGCATGGAATAGGATCATGCTTAAAATATGTCTGTAAAAGGACAAATTAAAccatgagtgagtgaagtgaagttgctcagtcgtgtccgactcttttcgaccccgtggattatagcctgccaggctcctccatctatgagattttccagtcaagagtattggagtgcattgccatttccttctccaggggatcttcctgacccagggattgaacccaggtctcccccactgcaggcagactctttaccatctgagccactagggaagccccaatttaaaCCATAAATTGGAGTCAAAATTGTCTCAGCACCTTTAGTGAATGTAGCTATCAAGGCAAGTCTGATATAATTTTGATCAGTAGCAAAGTCTAATTTTCAACAATTCTCAGTTATTGGAAAAGCTTACCATTCCCCCAAATAGACGGTCATGAAAAAACACAATAAACAAGAGGGAATGTGAATTAAAATGGTAATTTTCTAATTCTTAAAAGAGTTCTTCAGCCCCTTTGGTAAATTTTTTAACACTTTAAGTATCTAATATCTAGTGATTCATCTTCTAAATATATGTCTAATTGGGGAAAGTGGGCAAGAATGTTATGATATGTTGTGAGATTCAACATGTTGTTATATGTTGTAATTTATATGATAATTACATCTGAAACtgtaacatctacttctgatgtTACATCTAATATGAAACTGTAACATCTAATATGAAACTGTAACATCTAATATGCAACtgtaacatctacttctgatgtTACATCTAATATGATGTTCTCATCATATTATCTGACATGTACTTCAGATAATTACATCTGAAACTGAACATCTACttcaaaatatctgaaaattaaaCATGAACTATCATGAAAAAAGATATAATAtagataaacatatatattaagataaaagattaaaatatagtGTACTTATCACTGTTGTGTGTATATTTCATTTGAATATACACAAGTGTACACGTACATACATGGAGCACATTTGTTATAAAGGTATGGAAAGATATGTTCCAAATGTCAAAGTTagttattttttcataattgAGTATTGGCTTAGCTATACTTTTTCTTTACTTcctgtactttaaaaatgttcagtAATGAGGTTTCtgttgttgctattttttaaCTACAGATAGCAAAATGATCAACTTCCATTTAACAGCTCTCTAAAAACACACAATTTGTTTGTTCTTCACTTTCCACAGGCTCTTTGTTACCAAGGGTCTTCATAGTCTGTCTTCATCCTGCCCACTAGATACATTTAGACTATGACATCTACTTTCCATttccatgggattccctggtagctcagagggcaaagcatctgcccgcaatgtggggggcccaggttcgatccttgggttgggaagatcccctggagaaggaaacggcaaccctctccagtactcttgcctagaaaattccatggatggaggggcctggtgggctatagtccatggggtcacagagtcagacacaactgagtgacttcacttgttgttgttttcatttccattgcaTCCTTCACTGCTCTCAGTGTGGTCCAGTATCCAGGCATCAAAAACACTTGAAATTCTTTTATTAAGAGAAGATTCCTCagctcccctcctctcccacagAAGTACTTAGATGCTCCTCGGATGGAGtgcaagaatttgcattttaacaagttaCCTATAGAATATCACATATATTGCAGTAACACTTTTATAAGAGGTTTTCACGTTTGAATAACACCATGATTAAACctaacccttcagttcagttcagtcgctcggtcgtgtccgactctttgtgaccccatcaatcacaacacgccaggcctccctgttcatcaccatctcccggagttcactcagactcacgtccattgagtcagtgatgccatccagccatctcatcctcggtcatccccttctcatcctgcccccaagcccccccagcatcagagtcttttccaatgagtcaactcttcgcatgaggtggccaaagtactggagtttcagctttagcatcattccttccaagaaatcccagggctgatctccttcagaatggactgattggatctccttgcagtccaagggactctcaagagtcttctccaacaccatagttcaaaagcatcaattcttcagtgttcagccttcttcacagtccaactctcacatccatacgtgaccacaggaaaaaccatagccttgactagatgaaccttagtcggcaaagtaatgtctctgcttttgaatatgctttctaggttggtcacaactttccttccaaggagtaagcatcttttaatttcatggctgcagtcaccatctgcagtgattttggagcccaaaaaataaagtctgacactgtttccactgtttccccatctatttcccatgaagtgatgggaccggatgccatgatctccgttttctgaatgttgagctttaagccaacttttttgctctccactttcactttcatcaagattcttttgagttcctcttcactatctgccgtaagggtggtgtcatcgcatacctgaggttattgatatttctcccggcaatcttgacccTAACCCTTAGCTATAGTCTTtaatcatttttctctctctaactGAAACCTCCACctcctctcttttattttttaagttttaaaatatattttcattttattattttttcctggtaTTGCTGTTTTGTCCCCTTCTTTCAGGTGGCATTAAAGAAATCTTTTTGTTACAGCTAGTTAGGCCTCTCTTCCCTGATTGATTTGAagctgttcatttttttcttccagttttacagAGAAGTAATTGACACACAGCACTGTGTAAGGTTAATGTTTACATCTTAataatttaacttacatacacCATGAAATGATTACCCCAGTAAGTCTGGTGAACAATAACACCTCATATAGGTAtaacaataaagaaattaaaaagaaaatgtttcctttgtGATGAAAACTCAGAATTACTCTTTTAACAACTTCATAGATAACACTCAGAAGTGTTAATTATAtatatcatgttgtacattacatccctagtactttTTATCATCTAACTGGAAGCTTATATTTTTGATTGCCTTCATCCAATCCCCATGTCTGGTGACCCCGGAATGCTTTCTTATTCTATGAGAGTGTTTGGTTTTGAAGTAGAATTGACCTATAACACTATGTTAATTCCTGCtacacagcatagtgatttgatatttcaatAAAATCGTCATGATAAGTCTAGTTCCTGTCTGTCACCATTCGAAGATGTTATATaattattggctatattcccccactgatgctgaagctccattgctttggccacctgatgtgaagagccaactctttgggaaagaccctgattctggaaaagattgaagacaggaagagaaggggacaacagaggatgagatggttgggtggcatcactgactcaatggacatgagtttgagcaagctctggacgatggttgaaggacagagaagcctggtgtactgcaattcatgcagagttggacatgactgaataactgaaaaaCAATATTCCCCATGGTGTATATTTCATACCTGTGACTCATCTATCTTATATCTGAAATCTCCCTCACCAATGTCTTAATTTCCCTCTTCTATTTCTCTCCTCCCCTGACCGTCACACCCCTTCCCTCTGGCAATTacctatttgttttctgtatttatgaATCAGTTTTGATTcattatgtttgttcatttaaaaattttttagatttcacatgtaaatgaaattatattgtatttttctttatctgacttattttgcttaaCATAATACATTTTGTGTCCATTCCACTGTCTGACTATACACCTCTAAACTGGAAAGATATTTTAACCAGTTGTTTCTTATGCATGATACTCTGTGCACATCATTGTATCAGATAATAAGAGGATTCATAGTTGGTGGTCTCTTTCTATAGGAAGAACATGTAGTAAAGGGAAAATCATTAACCCAGGAAACACTTAGGCCTATATCCTCTTTCTAAATATATACTATTTAACAGAAGAGACCAAACACATATTCAAGTATAAGCAATAAAAGTAGAAATATCATGATTCAAATTTCATGGATGCTCAGTGAAAGTATTGAAAATGGAGAACCAtatttttcactgtattttaaaataaatgtgttaaaGAAAGTTCCCATGAAATTAACATACACTGTAGTAAGAAAGATGACTCAAGGTGTGTGAATTATATATGATTTTGTATAGTATAGTCATGTGTGTtgttgtgttagtagctcagtcatgtctgactctgcaaccccatggactgtagcctgccacgttcctcagtccatggaattatccaggcaaaaatactgaagtgggtagcccttctccaggggatcttcctgacccagggatcgaacctacatctcttacattgcaagaagattctttaccatctgagccacagggaagcccatagtcatATGTAAAGTAACACAATCCGTTTTAAAGTAtacaagttttttttcttttttttaaatataaatttatttattttaactggaggttaattactttacaatattatattggttttgccacacatcaacatgaatctgccacaggtgtacacatgttccccatcctgaacccccctcccacctccctccccgcaccatccctctgtgtcagcccagtgcaccagccccaagcatccagtatcaatTCATAGAACATTTCCTTAGGatagtctttatttttccttacaGGAAATACTTTTCTGTTAGCTGTGTTTTTCTGTGAATTCAATGTCATCAACTAGAGACAGGTCTACACATTTTTAtagcttttgtatttatttatagacTTTATGAAACAATGCTTTTTTGAGATTATCTGAGCAATGCTAAAAATAATAGCCTGGTTggaaaatgatgcaaaatttgaaagAGTAAGTGATCAAGTATTCTGCTGAGACCTCATAAGCTAATTGAGGGTCTGTTTGAGAATGTTTCCTAAATTGACATTTCTGTATAACTGAGAGATTGTGTCCTAgaggaaaaatattatatttttatcattcaGGTTGATACTGCACCAAGCAGGGAACTGCAGCATGTTATTGAGCCTCAAATAAGATGCCTGAAATCTTCAGTTACTTCATAAGGATGTgtagaaatgtatttttctagGAAAGGAGAAAGATTTGATTGCATACCTAGCAATTCTATTACGTTATTCAGatacaaatgctttttttttttttttttttgctatagattttattttatttttttttaatttatttttaaaattttaaaatctttaattcttacatgcgttcagaATGCCTGCAAGGTCTTCTGCAGCAGGGATCCTGCCTCCCTGTTTAGGTTCACTTGCCACGTGCTGTCCCGCCTGCACCCAGGGCTCCAAGCATGCTGAATATGCTGTTagtcacttttctttttcctgtactCTGTTCTTCCTTGTCTCCTGACAAACTTGGTGCTGACCCTCCTGCAGGATAA
This portion of the Capra hircus breed San Clemente chromosome 15, ASM170441v1, whole genome shotgun sequence genome encodes:
- the LOC102182812 gene encoding olfactory receptor 51F2-like; translation: MPSFNQSIFHPTVFFLTGIPGFETYHAWVFIPFCCLYVIAISGNGMILFIIITESSLHEPMYYFLSMLSFTDLGLCLSTLVTMVGIFWFNTREISFDACIGQMFFIHGFTFMESSVLLAMAFDRYIAICNPLRYATILTNSRIIKVGFAIVIRGTTALIPLLLLLKRLSFCGSHVLHHSYCFHPDVMKLSCTDTKINSAFGLAIVISTAALDSVLILLSYVLIIHSVLGIASSEEQKKAFGTCVSHISAVAIFYIPMISLSLVHRFGKHAPPLVHTLIANIYLLIPPVMNPIIYSVKTKKIHKAIVKMVLSKKI